The following coding sequences are from one Niveibacterium umoris window:
- the pheA gene encoding prephenate dehydratase, whose translation MSEEELSRLRADIDRLDREILERLSQRASCAKRIGEVKRGPLYRPEREAQVLRKIADLNPGPLSGEAVQRVFREIMSWCLALEQPLKVAFLGPAGTFSESAARKHFGGAPDFQPQGTIDEVFHAVESGGVAYGIVPVENSTEGAVGRTLDLLLASSASICGEVKLRIRQHFLSQADAIDKVKRIYSHSQSLAQCQDWLARHAAGVDRVPVASNAEAARMASTDPESAAIAGEAAGQLYDLRFLASDIEDDPNNTTRFLVIGSHDAGPSGRDKTSLVCSAPNRPGAVFYLLEAFAKHGVSMSKLESRPSRTGLWEYVFYIDVEGNRADDGVANALVDLQDRAAFVKVLGSYPAAAL comes from the coding sequence GTGAGCGAAGAAGAACTGTCCAGATTGCGGGCCGACATCGATCGGCTCGACCGCGAAATCCTTGAACGGCTTAGTCAGCGTGCCAGCTGCGCCAAGCGCATCGGCGAAGTCAAGCGCGGCCCCCTGTATCGTCCGGAACGCGAGGCGCAAGTGCTGCGCAAGATCGCCGACCTGAATCCGGGGCCGCTGTCGGGTGAAGCGGTGCAGCGCGTGTTCCGCGAGATCATGTCCTGGTGCCTGGCGCTGGAGCAGCCGTTGAAGGTGGCCTTCCTCGGCCCCGCCGGCACATTTTCGGAGTCTGCGGCGCGCAAGCATTTCGGCGGTGCGCCGGACTTCCAGCCGCAGGGCACGATCGATGAAGTGTTCCACGCGGTCGAATCGGGTGGCGTGGCCTACGGCATCGTTCCGGTCGAGAACTCCACCGAAGGCGCGGTGGGTCGCACGCTTGATCTGCTGCTTGCCAGTTCGGCCAGCATCTGTGGCGAAGTGAAGCTGCGTATCCGCCAGCACTTCCTCTCGCAGGCCGACGCCATCGACAAGGTTAAGCGCATCTACTCGCATTCGCAGTCGCTGGCCCAATGCCAGGACTGGCTTGCGCGTCACGCTGCGGGCGTCGACCGTGTGCCGGTCGCGAGCAACGCAGAAGCTGCGCGCATGGCTTCGACCGATCCTGAATCGGCCGCAATCGCGGGCGAAGCGGCGGGCCAGCTATACGACCTGAGATTCCTGGCTTCGGACATCGAAGACGATCCGAACAACACGACGCGTTTCCTTGTAATCGGCAGTCATGACGCCGGGCCATCCGGGCGTGACAAGACCTCGCTGGTCTGTTCGGCACCGAATCGTCCGGGCGCGGTCTTCTATCTACTTGAAGCCTTCGCGAAGCATGGCGTCAGCATGAGCAAGCTCGAATCGCGTCCGTCGCGCACGGGCTTGTGGGAGTACGTGTTCTACATCGATGTCGAAGGCAATCGCGCCGACGACGGCGTGGCAAACGCACTGGTCGATCTGCAGGATCGTGCCGCTTTCGTGAAGGTGCTCGGCTCTTATCCTGCCGCGGCGCTCTGA
- the serC gene encoding 3-phosphoserine/phosphohydroxythreonine transaminase: MTRPWNFGPGPATLPEAVLRTAADEMLDWHGSGMSVMEMSHRGKEFMTIIERAEADLRELMAVPSNYKVLFMQGGAIAENAIIPLNLAGKNPKIDFVETGSWTTKSLKEARRYGDINVAASSLDEHAAQGKYTGIPSFDEWRLRSDAAYLHLCSNETIDGVEYFDWPDMAALGAPDVPIVADVSSDILSRPMDVSKFGLLFGGAQKNIGPSGLTIVIVRDDLLDQAQAACPSAFQYKTVAENGSMFNTPPTYPIYIAGLVFQWLKQQGGVAEIERRNIAKAALLYDALDASSFYVNHVERNVRSRMNVPFFLADEALNDAFLAGAKARGLLQLKGHKSVGGMRASIYNAMPIEGVQALVDYLREFERTRA; encoded by the coding sequence ATGACGCGACCGTGGAATTTCGGGCCGGGTCCCGCGACGCTGCCCGAAGCGGTGTTGCGCACTGCCGCCGATGAAATGCTCGACTGGCATGGGTCGGGTATGTCGGTGATGGAGATGAGCCACCGCGGCAAGGAGTTCATGACCATCATCGAGCGGGCGGAAGCCGATCTGCGCGAACTGATGGCTGTGCCTTCAAACTACAAGGTGCTGTTCATGCAGGGTGGGGCGATCGCGGAGAACGCGATCATCCCGCTGAACCTTGCGGGCAAGAATCCGAAGATCGATTTCGTCGAGACCGGCTCCTGGACGACCAAGTCGCTGAAAGAGGCGCGGCGCTACGGCGATATAAACGTTGCCGCGTCCAGTCTCGATGAGCACGCCGCACAGGGCAAATACACCGGTATCCCGTCGTTCGATGAATGGCGTTTGCGCAGTGACGCGGCTTATCTGCACCTGTGCAGCAACGAGACGATCGATGGCGTCGAGTACTTCGACTGGCCGGACATGGCTGCGCTTGGCGCGCCAGATGTGCCGATTGTCGCTGATGTATCGTCCGACATCCTGTCGCGCCCGATGGATGTGTCGAAGTTCGGGCTGTTGTTCGGCGGTGCGCAGAAGAACATCGGCCCGTCGGGGCTGACGATCGTGATCGTGCGCGACGATCTGCTGGATCAGGCACAGGCGGCGTGCCCGTCGGCATTCCAGTACAAAACGGTGGCCGAGAACGGTTCGATGTTCAACACGCCGCCTACTTACCCGATCTACATCGCGGGCCTGGTGTTCCAGTGGCTGAAACAGCAGGGCGGTGTGGCCGAAATCGAACGTCGCAACATCGCCAAGGCGGCGCTGTTGTATGACGCGCTGGATGCCAGTAGCTTTTACGTAAACCACGTCGAGCGCAATGTACGGTCGAGGATGAACGTTCCATTCTTCCTTGCCGACGAGGCCCTCAACGACGCTTTCCTCGCCGGCGCCAAGGCGCGAGGGCTTCTGCAGCTCAAGGGCCACAAGTCCGTGGGCGGCATGCGGGCGTCGATCTACAACGCGATGCCGATCGAGGGCGTGCAGGCGCTCGTCGACTACCTCCGCGAATTTGAACGAACCCGAGCCTGA
- the gyrA gene encoding DNA gyrase subunit A gives MDSFAKETLPISLEDEMRHSYLDYAMSVIVGRALPDARDGLKPVHRRVLYAMHELGNDWNKAYKKSARIVGDVIGKYHPHGDQSVYDTIVRMAQEFSLRYMLVDGQGNFGSIDGDGAAAMRYTEVRLSRIAHEMLADIDKETVDFGPNYDNSEKEPLLLPARIPNLLINGSSGIAVGMATNIPPHNLGEVIEACHALLANPDIDIEDLIKLVPAPDFPTAALIYGLHGVHEGYRTGRGRVVMRARTHFEDMEKGNRQAIIVDEIPYQVNKRTLLEKIAELVNDKKIEGISEIRDESDKDGMRIVIELKRNEMPEVVLNNLFKQTQLQDSFGMNMVALVDGRPRLLNLKQMLDCFLSHRREVVTRRTIFELRKARERGHILEGLAVALSNVDEIIALIKAAPTPPVAKVEIMARTWRSQLVEDMLSRAAADNYRPEGLLPEFGLSSQGYRLSDTQAQAILEMRLQRLTGLEQDKIVNEYREVMELIADLLDILAKPARVTQIIGDELTAIRTQFSDPRRSEIVLHAADINIEDLIAPQDMVVTLSHTGYFKRQPLADYRAQKRGGRGKQAASVKEDDWVDQLFVANTHDHILCFSSRGRLYWLKVYEVPEGNRNSRGKPIVNLFPLVEGEKITAVLPVKEFDEGHFIFMATSQGTVKKTPLTDFANPRKAGIIAVGLDEGDYLIGVAITDGNSQVMLFSDAGKAVRFDETDVRPMGRTARGVRGMMLEDGQSVICMLVANGETQHVLTATENGYGKRTPIGDYTLHGRGTKGMIAIQGSERNGKLVGAVLVDPTDQVMLIADNGVLIRTHVDTIRETSRSAQGVTLINLDDGAKLASIEKIIESDAAVDGVDGVEGDDGEATENGAPE, from the coding sequence GTGCTGTATGCGATGCACGAGTTGGGCAACGACTGGAACAAGGCCTACAAGAAGTCGGCCCGTATCGTTGGCGACGTGATCGGTAAGTATCACCCGCACGGCGACCAGTCGGTCTACGACACCATCGTCCGCATGGCGCAGGAGTTTTCGCTGCGCTACATGCTGGTGGATGGTCAGGGCAACTTTGGTTCGATCGACGGCGACGGCGCCGCGGCGATGCGATACACCGAAGTCCGCCTTTCGCGTATCGCGCACGAAATGCTGGCTGATATCGACAAGGAAACCGTCGACTTCGGGCCGAACTACGACAACTCCGAAAAAGAGCCGCTGTTGCTGCCGGCCCGCATTCCGAACCTGCTGATCAACGGCAGCAGCGGTATCGCGGTGGGCATGGCGACCAACATTCCGCCGCACAACCTGGGCGAAGTGATCGAGGCTTGCCACGCGCTGCTGGCCAACCCCGATATTGACATCGAGGATCTGATCAAGCTGGTGCCAGCGCCGGACTTCCCGACCGCCGCACTGATTTATGGCCTGCACGGCGTACACGAGGGCTACCGCACCGGCCGTGGCCGTGTCGTGATGCGTGCGCGCACGCACTTCGAAGACATGGAAAAGGGCAATCGTCAGGCGATCATCGTCGACGAAATCCCGTACCAGGTTAACAAGCGCACGCTGCTCGAAAAGATTGCCGAGCTGGTCAACGACAAGAAGATCGAAGGCATCAGCGAGATCCGCGACGAGTCCGACAAGGACGGCATGCGGATCGTGATCGAACTCAAGCGCAATGAGATGCCGGAGGTCGTGCTGAACAACCTGTTCAAGCAGACCCAGCTGCAGGACAGCTTCGGCATGAACATGGTGGCGCTGGTCGACGGCCGGCCGCGTCTGCTGAACCTCAAGCAGATGCTCGACTGCTTCCTGTCGCATCGCCGCGAAGTGGTGACCCGCCGCACGATTTTCGAACTGCGCAAGGCACGTGAGCGCGGCCATATCCTCGAAGGTCTCGCTGTCGCACTGTCGAACGTCGACGAAATCATCGCGTTGATCAAGGCTGCGCCGACCCCGCCGGTGGCGAAGGTCGAGATCATGGCGCGCACCTGGCGGTCGCAGTTGGTCGAGGACATGCTGTCGCGTGCAGCGGCCGACAACTATCGACCTGAAGGTCTGCTGCCGGAATTCGGCCTCTCGTCGCAAGGCTATCGCCTGTCGGATACCCAGGCTCAGGCAATCCTTGAGATGCGCCTGCAGCGCCTGACCGGGCTGGAACAGGACAAGATCGTCAATGAGTATCGCGAGGTCATGGAGCTGATCGCCGATCTGCTCGACATCCTTGCCAAGCCGGCTCGCGTGACGCAGATCATCGGCGACGAACTCACTGCGATCCGCACGCAGTTCAGCGATCCGCGTCGCTCGGAGATCGTGCTGCACGCAGCCGACATCAACATCGAGGATCTGATCGCGCCGCAGGACATGGTCGTGACCCTGTCCCACACCGGTTACTTCAAGCGTCAGCCGCTTGCTGACTACCGCGCGCAGAAGCGTGGCGGGCGCGGCAAGCAGGCTGCGTCGGTGAAGGAAGACGATTGGGTCGATCAGCTATTCGTGGCCAACACGCACGACCACATCCTGTGCTTCTCGAGCCGCGGTCGCCTGTACTGGTTGAAGGTCTACGAAGTGCCGGAAGGCAACCGCAATTCGCGCGGCAAGCCGATCGTGAATCTGTTCCCGCTGGTCGAAGGCGAGAAGATCACTGCTGTGTTGCCGGTCAAGGAATTCGACGAAGGTCACTTCATCTTCATGGCAACCTCGCAGGGTACCGTGAAGAAGACGCCGCTGACCGATTTCGCCAACCCGCGCAAGGCCGGGATCATCGCAGTCGGCCTTGACGAAGGTGACTACCTGATCGGCGTTGCGATCACCGATGGCAACTCGCAGGTCATGCTGTTCTCGGATGCCGGCAAGGCGGTGCGTTTCGACGAAACCGATGTGCGCCCGATGGGCCGCACCGCGCGCGGTGTGCGCGGCATGATGCTGGAAGACGGACAGTCCGTGATCTGCATGCTGGTCGCCAACGGCGAAACCCAGCATGTGCTGACCGCTACCGAAAACGGTTATGGCAAGCGCACGCCGATCGGCGATTACACGCTGCACGGCCGTGGCACGAAGGGCATGATCGCGATCCAGGGGTCTGAGCGTAACGGCAAGTTGGTTGGCGCGGTGCTGGTTGATCCGACGGACCAAGTGATGCTGATCGCTGACAACGGCGTACTGATCCGCACCCACGTCGACACCATTCGCGAGACCTCGCGTTCAGCGCAAGGGGTGACGCTGATCAACCTGGACGACGGTGCCAAGCTGGCGAGCATCGAAAAGATCATCGAGAGCGATGCCGCGGTCGATGGGGTGGACGGTGTTGAGGGCGACGACGGAGAGGCCACCGAAAACGGAGCGCCCGAATGA